One Halolamina litorea genomic window carries:
- a CDS encoding amidase, whose protein sequence is MPPQHTPNPAALRQYAERLSLSIDGDEAAALAEQFAEQDAVLDALDALVLDDPPERDYWDPDPEEDELGGWLTRCDVARDGVGGPLDGLTVGVKDNVAVAGVPMTCGSPLLTDPAFVPARDATVVDRLLDAGARITGKTNMDEFAFGGSRESLRFRLARNPRDPERQPGSSSAGSGVVAATGEVDLAIGSDTGGSIRFPAAWSGVPGIKPTRGLVSHDGFVQYAKTLDNVGFLAPSVENLALGLDAVAGPDPRDERTCGHEAEEYAASVADADPAALTIGLPEELFGKAPDLDEVVREAVDELEAAGASVRSVSITDYDYWLPAWLGIGMTEVGNYLASNATNYWSFSPGDPELAARLQEARVAGEPELGASLQAAMLYAEHRTATDGDAAYALAHEARRRVAAGVDGALAEVDVLASPTVPKLAPTWDEAVDDLFGALSNTGPFNVTGHPAVSVPCGTVDELPVGLQFIAPRGADATALRAGAAWTGLDG, encoded by the coding sequence ATGCCACCACAGCACACACCCAATCCAGCGGCCCTCAGACAGTACGCAGAGCGACTCTCGCTGTCGATCGACGGCGACGAGGCGGCGGCGCTCGCCGAGCAGTTCGCCGAACAGGACGCCGTCCTCGACGCCCTCGACGCGCTCGTTCTGGACGACCCGCCGGAACGGGACTACTGGGACCCGGACCCCGAGGAGGACGAACTCGGGGGGTGGCTGACCCGCTGTGACGTGGCGCGCGATGGCGTCGGCGGGCCGCTCGACGGGCTGACCGTCGGGGTGAAGGACAACGTCGCCGTCGCCGGCGTGCCGATGACCTGTGGCTCCCCGCTGTTGACAGACCCGGCGTTCGTCCCGGCACGCGATGCGACCGTCGTGGACCGACTGCTCGATGCGGGGGCCCGGATCACCGGCAAGACCAACATGGACGAGTTCGCCTTCGGCGGCAGCCGGGAGAGCCTGCGCTTCCGACTCGCGCGGAACCCCCGCGACCCGGAGCGTCAGCCCGGGAGTTCCTCGGCGGGCAGCGGCGTCGTCGCCGCGACGGGGGAGGTGGACCTCGCCATCGGGAGCGACACCGGCGGCTCGATCCGGTTCCCCGCCGCGTGGTCCGGCGTGCCGGGGATCAAGCCGACCCGCGGGCTGGTGAGCCACGACGGGTTCGTCCAGTACGCGAAGACGCTGGACAACGTCGGTTTCCTCGCCCCGAGCGTCGAGAACCTCGCGCTGGGTCTCGACGCCGTCGCCGGTCCGGACCCGCGCGACGAGCGCACCTGCGGGCACGAGGCCGAGGAGTACGCCGCCAGCGTCGCCGACGCCGACCCGGCGGCTCTGACGATCGGTCTCCCCGAGGAACTGTTCGGGAAGGCCCCCGATCTGGACGAGGTGGTCCGCGAGGCCGTCGACGAACTGGAGGCCGCCGGCGCGAGTGTTCGCTCGGTGTCGATCACCGACTACGACTACTGGCTGCCGGCGTGGCTCGGGATCGGCATGACCGAGGTGGGGAACTACCTCGCGTCGAACGCCACGAACTACTGGTCGTTCTCGCCGGGCGACCCCGAACTCGCCGCGCGACTGCAGGAAGCGCGTGTCGCGGGTGAACCGGAACTCGGCGCGTCGCTCCAGGCCGCGATGCTCTACGCCGAACACCGGACCGCGACCGACGGCGACGCCGCCTACGCGCTGGCTCACGAGGCCCGCCGGCGCGTCGCGGCCGGCGTCGACGGCGCGCTCGCGGAGGTGGACGTACTCGCGTCGCCGACGGTGCCGAAGCTGGCGCCGACCTGGGACGAGGCCGTCGACGACCTGTTCGGCGCGCTGTCGAACACCGGGCCGTTCAACGTCACCGGCCACCCCGCCGTCAGCGTCCCCTGTGGCACCGTCGACGAACTCCCAGTCGGGCTCCAGTTCATCGCCCCGCGCGGCGCCGACGCGACGGCGCTCCGGGCGGGAGCGGCGTGGACGGGCCTCGACGGCTGA
- a CDS encoding alpha/beta fold hydrolase produces the protein MYADINGADLYYEVHGPDDAPAIVSLHGGPGISDHQKGKEAFEALTDAYRLVVYDHRGCGQSSLTEPYSNAQYAKDCHGLIEHLDLDDVVLIGGSYGGFITQEYATRFSDEDRFNGFVLRDTAASHAYEDNSVENARESWDDMKARHFDLPDITWEEFMTVMDGNVESDAEFERIWLGMLPLYAPNLDEFDEAGAKKSTAERDFHHETHNEMFTNAYPNMDYTDDLPDVDAPGLVTVGRHDWITPPEASVEIADLLPDSRLVIFEKSGHSPNLDQHDQYIDRVREFFDEIGFGDPYAEAKTASADGGERR, from the coding sequence ATGTACGCAGACATCAACGGGGCCGACCTCTACTACGAGGTCCACGGCCCGGACGACGCGCCCGCGATCGTGTCACTGCACGGCGGGCCGGGTATCAGCGACCACCAGAAGGGGAAGGAAGCGTTCGAGGCGCTCACCGACGCCTACCGGCTGGTGGTGTACGACCACCGGGGCTGTGGCCAGTCGAGCCTGACCGAGCCCTACTCGAACGCACAGTACGCGAAGGACTGTCACGGACTGATCGAGCACCTCGACCTCGACGACGTGGTGCTGATCGGCGGCTCCTACGGCGGCTTCATCACTCAGGAGTACGCCACCCGATTCAGCGACGAGGACCGGTTCAACGGCTTCGTCCTCCGGGACACCGCCGCCTCCCACGCCTACGAGGACAACTCCGTGGAGAACGCCCGGGAGTCGTGGGACGACATGAAGGCCCGACACTTCGACCTCCCCGACATCACGTGGGAGGAGTTCATGACGGTCATGGACGGCAACGTCGAGTCCGACGCGGAGTTCGAGCGCATCTGGCTCGGCATGCTGCCGCTGTACGCCCCGAACCTCGACGAGTTCGACGAGGCGGGCGCCAAGAAATCCACCGCCGAGCGCGACTTCCACCACGAGACCCACAACGAGATGTTCACCAACGCCTACCCGAACATGGACTACACCGACGACCTGCCGGACGTAGACGCCCCCGGGCTGGTCACGGTCGGCCGCCACGACTGGATCACGCCGCCGGAGGCCAGCGTCGAGATCGCCGACCTCCTGCCCGACTCGCGGCTGGTGATCTTCGAGAAGAGCGGCCACTCGCCGAACCTCGACCAACACGACCAGTACATCGACCGGGTCCGGGAGTTCTTCGACGAGATCGGGTTCGGCGACCCCTACGCCGAGGCGAAAACTGCCTCTGCCGACGGGGGTGAGCGGCGATGA